A genomic stretch from Kovacikia minuta CCNUW1 includes:
- a CDS encoding precorrin-2 C(20)-methyltransferase codes for MPPSNLRPHTPHPTPHTPHPTPSSGRLYGLGIGPGDPELLTLKAHRILTSVPVIAYPTLESGKALARAIVADFIRPEQIEIPMPLPFSVERSSQPYYDLAAEKIAHHLMQGRDVAVLCEGEPMLYGTFMYIFNRLADRFYTEVVPGISSTYASAAMLGAPLTYRNDVLSIMPATLDEGTLRDRLAVADAAIIIKLGRHFAKVRTILDELGLLSRALYIERATLPNQRIRPIADIDPTEVPYWALILIPSQTQPQ; via the coding sequence ATTCCGCCCTCCAACCTCCGCCCCCACACCCCACACCCCACACCCCACACCCCCCATCCCACACCCTCCTCTGGGCGGCTCTACGGTTTGGGAATTGGACCTGGTGATCCGGAGCTGTTGACACTCAAAGCCCATCGAATTTTGACCTCTGTACCTGTCATTGCCTATCCGACACTGGAAAGTGGCAAGGCACTGGCACGGGCGATCGTTGCCGATTTTATCCGTCCAGAGCAGATTGAGATTCCGATGCCGTTGCCGTTCAGCGTGGAACGATCGTCCCAGCCTTACTACGACCTTGCGGCAGAAAAGATTGCCCACCATCTGATGCAGGGGCGGGATGTGGCGGTGCTCTGCGAAGGGGAACCGATGCTCTATGGCACGTTTATGTATATCTTCAATCGGCTTGCCGACCGTTTCTATACAGAAGTGGTGCCAGGAATTTCCTCGACCTATGCCAGTGCTGCCATGCTGGGTGCGCCCCTCACCTATCGCAATGATGTGCTGAGTATTATGCCTGCCACCCTGGATGAAGGGACGCTGCGCGATCGCCTTGCGGTTGCCGATGCCGCCATCATCATCAAGTTGGGCAGACACTTCGCCAAAGTTCGCACGATTCTGGATGAACTGGGGCTACTCTCACGGGCGCTGTACATTGAACGAGCGACCCTGCCGAATCAGCGAATTCGCCCGATTGCAGACATTGATCCGACGGAAGTTCCCTACTGGGCATTGATCCTGATCCCCAGCCAAACGCAGCCGCAGTAA
- a CDS encoding AAA-like domain-containing protein, protein MNRPIRRRRRGVVLTPWGLQKLQAARSRVELEKNSGNRFTLEDLGDRTGLSVDTLIKVFARDIGVDRQTLRNCFSAFDLVLEPDDFVTPEPRPQEVEIPVPTPDPDPWEPEPPGGQVPLDSVFYIERIAAGAATRTSIEADCQRAIAQPGALVRIKAPRRTGKTSLIARVLHQAANFGYQVVSLDFQLADKAIFHDLDKFLRWFCASVGLGIQLPNRISNYWDELFGSKVSCKIYFEQYLLAETTTPVVLALDDVDQLFPYPDLADEFFGLLRAWHEEAKNRDIWKKLRLVVAHATDVYIPLSVHKSPFNVGLPVELPPFTPEQVQELAQRHGLNWSAQQTEQLLNFVGGQPYLTRLAIYHVWRQDTTLEQLVQMTPTATGIYRDHLQRQLWILQQDVELEKAFCQVLMAEASAELDLIQAFKLQSIGLIELRGKQAKPSCQLYSQYFRSYLKK, encoded by the coding sequence ATGAATCGACCAATACGAAGGCGACGACGAGGAGTGGTGCTGACTCCTTGGGGATTGCAAAAACTTCAAGCTGCAAGATCCAGGGTGGAATTGGAGAAAAATTCTGGTAACCGCTTCACTCTGGAAGATCTGGGTGACCGCACCGGGCTATCCGTCGATACGTTAATCAAAGTTTTTGCCCGCGATATAGGGGTCGATCGTCAAACATTAAGAAATTGCTTTAGCGCATTTGATCTGGTTTTAGAGCCAGATGATTTCGTTACCCCAGAACCACGCCCCCAGGAAGTAGAAATTCCGGTTCCGACACCAGACCCAGACCCGTGGGAACCAGAACCACCGGGTGGACAGGTTCCATTAGACTCAGTTTTTTATATTGAGCGCATTGCTGCCGGAGCTGCCACACGCACCTCGATCGAAGCTGATTGTCAGCGAGCGATCGCCCAGCCAGGCGCACTAGTTCGGATTAAAGCTCCCCGCCGAACGGGAAAAACCTCCCTCATCGCAAGAGTTTTGCACCAGGCAGCAAACTTTGGCTACCAGGTTGTGTCCTTAGACTTTCAATTGGCAGACAAAGCAATTTTCCACGATTTAGATAAGTTTTTACGCTGGTTCTGTGCCAGTGTTGGGTTAGGGATTCAGTTGCCCAACCGTATTTCAAACTATTGGGACGAGTTGTTTGGGAGCAAAGTAAGCTGCAAGATCTACTTTGAGCAGTACCTCCTTGCTGAAACCACAACTCCTGTCGTGCTGGCTTTAGATGATGTAGACCAACTATTTCCCTATCCTGATCTGGCGGACGAATTTTTTGGATTGCTGCGTGCCTGGCACGAAGAGGCAAAAAACCGGGACATCTGGAAAAAACTGCGATTGGTCGTTGCCCACGCAACAGATGTTTATATCCCCCTGAGTGTGCATAAGTCGCCGTTTAACGTTGGGCTACCAGTTGAATTGCCGCCGTTTACACCCGAACAGGTGCAGGAACTCGCTCAACGGCATGGGTTAAATTGGTCAGCCCAACAGACAGAACAGTTGCTTAACTTTGTTGGGGGGCAACCCTACCTGACGCGACTGGCTATCTATCACGTCTGGCGTCAAGATACGACTTTAGAACAATTGGTGCAGATGACTCCAACCGCCACTGGAATTTATCGTGACCACCTACAGCGACAACTCTGGATTTTGCAGCAGGATGTTGAACTAGAGAAGGCATTTTGTCAGGTTTTGATGGCAGAGGCTTCAGCCGAACTCGATTTAATTCAGGCATTTAAGCTGCAAAGCATCGGATTAATCGAATTGCGGGGCAAGCAGGCTAAACCAAGTTGTCAACTTTATTCTCAATACTTTCGTAGCTATCTGAAGAAGTAA
- the ureG gene encoding urease accessory protein UreG, translating to MRKPVRIGIGGPVGSGKTALLDQLCKRLRQHYSIAAITNDIFTKEDAEFLTRSGALSSDRIRGVETGGCPHTAIRDDISMNQYAIDEMILLHPDLDILFVESGGDNLAATFSPELVDSHIYVIDVAEGDKIPRKGGPGITKSPLLVINKIDLAPYVGADLNVMERDSQRMRGNRPFIFSNLRTGEGLDAIIDWIESEVLLLDRGTIPVPTLP from the coding sequence ATGCGAAAACCTGTCCGGATTGGCATCGGTGGACCTGTGGGGTCGGGTAAGACAGCGTTATTGGATCAACTTTGTAAACGATTGCGCCAACATTATTCGATCGCGGCCATTACGAACGATATTTTCACCAAGGAAGATGCGGAGTTTCTGACCCGCAGTGGGGCATTGAGCAGCGATCGCATTCGGGGGGTAGAAACGGGTGGTTGCCCCCATACAGCCATTCGGGATGACATTTCCATGAACCAGTATGCGATCGACGAAATGATTCTGCTCCATCCAGATTTAGATATTTTATTTGTTGAAAGTGGGGGTGATAATCTGGCGGCAACCTTCAGCCCAGAACTGGTGGATAGCCACATTTATGTGATTGATGTGGCAGAAGGGGATAAGATTCCCCGCAAGGGGGGACCCGGTATCACCAAGTCGCCGCTACTGGTGATCAACAAAATTGATCTGGCACCTTACGTTGGGGCTGATCTAAATGTTATGGAGCGAGACTCTCAACGCATGCGGGGAAATCGTCCGTTTATTTTCTCCAACCTGCGAACTGGGGAAGGTCTGGACGCCATCATCGACTGGATCGAATCTGAAGTTTTATTGCTGGATCGGGGAACAATCCCTGTTCCCACCCTCCCCTGA
- a CDS encoding carotenoid oxygenase family protein has protein sequence MVQELPRPFESQVFNCCPLVPQSILTANRYELTDTRLEIEGTLPEDLHGHVFIVEPCGSIDSNGLPYADGNSILGGDGMIYRLDFDHQGEVRLTSRLVKPPDFFADKATQAGSEYEQYQFCNHGITRFSLSLGCRNQLNTAFLPMNFGDNTGDRLLVTYDAGRPYEIDTETLEVVTPVGANQEWVGELDGLNVPFQLYMSTAHPAFDEFTQQMFTVNFGRSLGSFLETIPAIFDINQLPQELDDVLSAIADIFRTGFLKDIFVTSLKIFQNIWQLYANWIEKLIGIDMENFLYLIRWDGAGSIERWKLVLPDRSPVRIQQCIHQIGVTQDYVVIMDTAFTVGTDQIINNPFPRSKGGDQLFRQILERPAAPDSTIYIVRRRDLQAGQKPACSQHEVEVVVQKVTIPLATAHFLLDYDNPDGNMTLHAAHICAMEVSDWLREHDSLAFEPHPPVPRRLCGMILNEVDIGRVGKYVINGETGSFVASSVITHDPCTWGVELFAYITRMPTTGLPPKRLENIYWCTLGLWKELMTQFIFDLFEDYPYQLIPRSEVLRRAETGIPACLFRLDTGLMEIADHYLLPASHLVLSPQFVPRGDGEDSTNGYLLCTVFTPIRSEVWVFDAQDLARGPLCKLHHPAFVFAFTLHTAWLPEIGRRQASYAIGVRQDYDYLVKRKSPEIQQFFEKEVYPHFEANLNNTDSIDSR, from the coding sequence ATGGTTCAAGAATTACCCCGCCCATTTGAGTCTCAAGTTTTCAACTGCTGTCCATTGGTTCCCCAATCCATTCTGACGGCGAATCGATATGAACTGACCGATACCAGGCTAGAGATTGAGGGAACCTTGCCAGAGGATTTGCACGGACATGTGTTTATTGTCGAACCCTGTGGCTCGATCGATTCGAATGGATTGCCCTACGCAGATGGCAATTCAATTTTGGGGGGGGATGGCATGATTTACCGTTTAGACTTTGACCACCAGGGGGAGGTGAGGCTGACATCCAGGTTAGTAAAACCACCCGATTTCTTTGCCGATAAAGCAACTCAGGCTGGAAGTGAATATGAACAGTACCAGTTTTGTAATCACGGCATCACCCGCTTTTCGCTTTCCCTGGGCTGCCGTAATCAGTTAAATACAGCTTTTTTGCCCATGAACTTTGGGGACAATACGGGCGATCGCCTGCTGGTCACCTATGATGCGGGTCGTCCCTATGAGATTGATACGGAAACGTTAGAGGTGGTTACACCTGTGGGAGCGAATCAGGAATGGGTGGGGGAACTGGATGGGCTGAATGTCCCCTTTCAACTCTATATGAGTACGGCGCATCCTGCATTTGATGAGTTTACCCAGCAAATGTTTACAGTTAACTTTGGTCGATCGCTCGGCAGCTTTCTGGAAACAATTCCGGCAATTTTCGACATTAATCAATTGCCGCAGGAGTTGGATGATGTATTGTCTGCGATCGCGGATATATTTCGAACGGGCTTCCTGAAAGATATTTTTGTCACTTCTCTTAAGATCTTTCAAAACATCTGGCAACTCTATGCCAATTGGATTGAGAAGTTGATTGGAATTGATATGGAAAACTTCCTCTATCTCATTCGTTGGGATGGGGCAGGTTCAATTGAGCGCTGGAAGCTGGTGCTTCCCGATCGTTCTCCAGTACGAATTCAGCAATGCATCCACCAAATTGGGGTAACTCAAGATTATGTGGTGATTATGGACACTGCCTTTACCGTGGGAACCGATCAAATCATCAACAATCCGTTTCCCAGGAGCAAGGGAGGCGACCAACTGTTCAGACAAATCCTGGAGCGCCCGGCTGCTCCCGATTCCACGATTTACATTGTGCGACGGCGTGATTTGCAAGCAGGTCAGAAGCCCGCCTGTAGCCAGCATGAAGTAGAAGTGGTCGTCCAAAAAGTAACGATTCCCCTGGCAACTGCCCACTTTCTGCTGGATTATGACAATCCAGACGGCAACATGACGCTACATGCAGCCCACATTTGTGCAATGGAAGTCTCTGATTGGCTGCGTGAGCATGATTCCCTTGCCTTTGAACCGCACCCACCCGTACCCCGTCGCCTCTGTGGCATGATCCTGAACGAAGTGGATATTGGGCGGGTTGGCAAATATGTCATTAATGGCGAAACGGGTAGTTTTGTTGCATCTTCTGTGATTACCCATGATCCCTGTACCTGGGGCGTAGAGCTGTTTGCTTACATTACCAGAATGCCGACAACGGGGTTACCTCCCAAACGGCTTGAGAATATTTATTGGTGTACGCTGGGACTCTGGAAAGAGTTGATGACCCAATTCATTTTCGATTTGTTTGAGGACTATCCTTATCAACTCATCCCGCGATCGGAAGTGCTGCGTCGGGCAGAAACAGGCATCCCGGCTTGCCTATTCCGGCTCGACACCGGATTAATGGAAATCGCGGATCACTATCTTTTGCCAGCCAGCCATTTAGTGCTTTCCCCCCAATTTGTGCCGCGTGGGGATGGGGAAGATTCGACCAATGGCTATCTACTCTGCACGGTTTTCACCCCAATTCGAAGTGAAGTTTGGGTATTTGATGCCCAAGATCTGGCACGAGGTCCCCTCTGTAAATTGCACCATCCTGCGTTTGTGTTTGCTTTCACACTACATACTGCCTGGTTGCCAGAAATTGGTCGTCGCCAAGCCAGCTATGCGATCGGTGTGCGACAGGATTACGATTATTTAGTTAAGCGCAAGTCCCCGGAGATTCAACAGTTCTTCGAGAAAGAAGTCTACCCCCACTTTGAAGCCAATCTCAACAACACAGATAGCATAGATAGCAGGTGA
- the cobJ gene encoding precorrin-3B C(17)-methyltransferase, with the protein MKPPAIVILGEASVAIARQIQSALPGATIYGLAERTQTVDVSYNRFGDTVRELFSSSTPIIGICAAGILIRTVAPLLVNKRAEPPVIAVAEDGSAIVPLLGGLTGANQLATAIAHALDTRAAITATGQLRFNVVLEAPPSGYQLANPEHAKSFTSDLLAGATVKLLGEAPWLNQSNLPFDPRGTHTIEVTNCSVTGSSTHLVYHPTSLPPGKLTIVGTGPGAAAWMTPEVRAILQSATDLVGYKTYLDLVQDFAHGKQRHESDNRVELDRARHALDLAAEGRSVVVVSSGDPGIYAMAAAVFEVLDREPKPAWDLIEIQVAAGISAMQAAAAAIGAPLGHDFCAISLSDILKPWSVIEQRIAAAAQADFVIAFYNPVSKQRTWQLAKAQEILLNWRSPTTPVVLGRNLGRSEQSVRVISLEQLTPAHADMRTVILIGSNKTRTIRRANGEVWVYTPRTYEEC; encoded by the coding sequence ATGAAACCACCTGCGATTGTCATTCTTGGGGAAGCCAGTGTTGCGATCGCCCGCCAGATCCAATCCGCACTACCGGGAGCAACCATCTATGGATTGGCGGAACGGACCCAAACGGTCGATGTTTCCTACAACCGATTTGGTGACACAGTGCGGGAGTTGTTTAGCAGCAGCACCCCCATCATCGGCATTTGTGCGGCGGGCATTTTGATCCGAACCGTGGCACCACTGCTGGTGAATAAACGGGCAGAACCACCTGTCATTGCAGTCGCAGAGGATGGTAGCGCGATCGTTCCCCTTCTGGGTGGACTCACCGGTGCCAACCAGTTAGCGACGGCGATCGCCCATGCTCTAGATACCAGGGCTGCCATCACTGCGACAGGGCAACTCCGATTCAATGTGGTGCTGGAAGCCCCCCCATCTGGCTACCAATTAGCCAATCCAGAACATGCCAAATCCTTCACTTCCGATTTATTGGCAGGAGCCACCGTCAAGCTTTTGGGAGAAGCCCCCTGGTTAAACCAGAGCAACCTTCCCTTCGATCCCAGGGGCACCCACACGATCGAAGTCACCAACTGTTCCGTGACGGGTAGTTCGACCCACCTGGTCTACCATCCGACTTCATTGCCCCCCGGCAAACTGACGATCGTCGGTACAGGCCCAGGAGCGGCTGCATGGATGACGCCGGAGGTGAGGGCAATTTTGCAATCTGCAACGGATCTGGTCGGCTACAAAACCTATCTGGATTTAGTCCAGGATTTTGCCCACGGTAAACAGCGGCATGAATCCGATAATCGGGTTGAACTCGATCGTGCCCGTCATGCCCTGGATCTCGCCGCAGAAGGGCGATCGGTCGTGGTCGTTTCCTCTGGTGATCCGGGCATTTACGCGATGGCAGCAGCCGTATTTGAAGTCCTGGATCGGGAACCAAAACCTGCATGGGACTTGATCGAAATCCAGGTTGCAGCGGGAATTTCTGCCATGCAGGCGGCAGCAGCAGCGATCGGGGCACCCCTGGGGCATGACTTTTGTGCCATTTCCCTGTCTGACATTCTCAAACCCTGGTCCGTCATCGAACAACGGATTGCGGCAGCGGCTCAGGCAGATTTCGTTATTGCCTTCTACAATCCCGTCTCAAAGCAGCGCACCTGGCAACTGGCAAAGGCTCAGGAGATTTTGTTGAACTGGCGATCGCCCACAACTCCGGTGGTTTTGGGTCGCAACCTGGGGCGCTCAGAACAATCCGTCAGAGTGATCTCCCTGGAGCAGCTAACACCCGCCCATGCAGATATGCGAACCGTCATTTTGATTGGTTCCAACAAAACCCGCACCATCCGGAGAGCAAATGGAGAAGTCTGGGTCTATACACCTCGAACGTATGAAGAGTGTTAA
- a CDS encoding Uma2 family endonuclease, which yields MTSSLPQSTHYRQLPPLENGDRLTRPEFERRYIAMPEVKKAELIEGVVYMASPLRFRPHAEPHGHLITWLGVYQSVTPQVQMGIEPTVRLDIDNEPQPDGVLLISQESGGHSTLSEDGYLEGAPELVAEIAASSVAIDLRDKKHAYRRNGVQEYIVWQVFDQKIDWFRLQEGDYVSLLPDAQGILRSRVFPGLWLGVEAMLQGEMQQVLGVLQAGTRSVEHQTFVQQLAERQQR from the coding sequence ATGACTTCCTCGCTCCCTCAATCCACCCACTATCGGCAATTGCCTCCCCTGGAGAACGGAGATCGGCTGACTCGTCCGGAGTTTGAGCGTCGCTATATCGCCATGCCAGAGGTCAAAAAAGCCGAATTAATAGAAGGAGTCGTCTACATGGCATCCCCGTTACGCTTCAGACCCCATGCTGAACCTCATGGACACCTAATTACCTGGTTAGGGGTGTATCAATCTGTGACTCCCCAGGTGCAAATGGGAATTGAGCCAACAGTGAGGTTGGACATTGACAATGAGCCGCAGCCAGATGGGGTTTTACTGATTAGTCAGGAAAGTGGTGGACATTCCACTTTGAGTGAAGATGGTTATCTAGAGGGTGCCCCAGAGTTGGTTGCAGAAATTGCTGCCAGCAGTGTGGCGATCGACCTGCGGGATAAGAAACATGCCTATCGGCGCAATGGAGTTCAGGAATACATCGTCTGGCAGGTATTTGACCAAAAAATCGATTGGTTCCGATTACAAGAGGGGGACTATGTTTCGTTGTTACCGGATGCGCAAGGTATCCTTCGCAGTCGGGTCTTTCCAGGCTTGTGGTTAGGGGTTGAAGCCATGCTGCAAGGAGAGATGCAACAGGTGTTGGGGGTGCTTCAGGCGGGGACTCGTTCGGTGGAGCATCAAACCTTTGTGCAGCAGTTAGCAGAACGGCAGCAGCGTTAA
- a CDS encoding 7-cyano-7-deazaguanine synthase gives MPTKALCVLDGGQISTTCAALACQQFDEVHGITCSYGHHGQIEIESAIAVAEMLSLASHDIVDINLTPTLSSPYFQSSLHEQPASTPQHPKEGESDFPSAQNILILTLAANQAAARGIKDLVMGVCREDFAKDFNPRQDFIDLMARVLGEGLWRDPAAFKIHTPLMHLTRVESANLAMNVMGDQFQAIFELTHDCSLGIEGGCGECPSCFSRDRTFEEIGIEDPIWKFRHPEFSSPVPQLYKLFSSK, from the coding sequence ATGCCGACCAAAGCTCTATGTGTCCTGGACGGAGGGCAAATCTCTACAACCTGTGCTGCATTGGCGTGCCAGCAGTTTGATGAAGTTCATGGGATTACCTGTAGTTATGGGCACCATGGTCAAATTGAGATTGAGAGTGCGATCGCAGTTGCCGAAATGCTCTCCCTCGCCAGCCACGACATTGTTGATATCAATCTGACGCCCACGCTCTCTTCGCCCTACTTTCAAAGTTCCTTGCACGAGCAACCCGCATCCACACCTCAGCACCCAAAGGAGGGAGAGTCCGACTTCCCCTCTGCTCAAAATATCCTGATTCTGACCCTGGCAGCAAATCAGGCTGCAGCAAGGGGGATCAAGGATCTGGTTATGGGTGTTTGCAGAGAGGACTTCGCAAAGGATTTTAATCCCCGTCAGGATTTTATTGATTTAATGGCCAGAGTCCTGGGTGAAGGGTTATGGCGTGATCCGGCAGCCTTCAAGATCCATACGCCCCTGATGCATCTCACTCGGGTCGAAAGTGCAAATTTGGCGATGAACGTGATGGGAGACCAGTTTCAAGCAATTTTTGAATTAACCCACGATTGCAGTCTTGGCATTGAAGGAGGATGTGGTGAATGTCCCTCCTGTTTCAGCCGCGATCGTACCTTCGAGGAAATTGGCATTGAAGACCCAATCTGGAAATTCCGCCATCCCGAATTCAGCAGCCCCGTGCCCCAACTCTATAAACTCTTTTCAAGTAAATAA
- a CDS encoding urease accessory protein UreE, whose translation MDVITEVLGTLTDIQPKHIDPLLLTSEERLSPHGVVYTANQRKLRISLPRSTELQDGDVLAIDGEVAIVVAAAPEDLFVISPANSLDWGMTGFNLGNLHRSVRFTDSAILTPADPLVADLLTRLGIPFERQTIPFVGQRSSLQVSGHSHG comes from the coding sequence ATGGACGTAATCACTGAGGTGCTTGGCACCCTGACCGATATTCAACCGAAACACATCGACCCATTGCTGCTGACTTCAGAGGAGCGTTTAAGTCCACATGGGGTTGTTTATACTGCTAACCAACGCAAGCTGCGGATCTCGTTACCGCGATCGACGGAGTTACAGGATGGAGATGTGCTGGCGATCGATGGGGAAGTGGCGATTGTGGTTGCGGCAGCACCGGAAGATTTATTCGTCATCTCGCCTGCGAATTCTCTCGATTGGGGGATGACAGGATTCAACCTGGGAAACCTGCATCGTTCCGTGCGGTTCACAGACAGTGCCATTCTGACTCCTGCCGATCCCCTGGTTGCAGACCTGCTCACCCGCTTAGGAATTCCCTTTGAGCGGCAAACAATCCCCTTTGTCGGTCAACGCTCCAGCCTTCAAGTTAGTGGGCACTCCCACGGGTAA
- a CDS encoding PadR family transcriptional regulator yields the protein MRLEDIYRYFQEPPVTYLNQELAVCYVLFVLLRGDSYGTELILLLERDHSTYRLSDTVLYNALKFLEQEAVITGYWKKVGGRGRPRRMYNILPDAHSQAESLAQLWQNYMAERGQLTPVE from the coding sequence ATGCGGCTCGAAGACATTTATCGATACTTCCAGGAACCACCCGTTACCTATCTCAACCAGGAACTGGCTGTTTGCTATGTCCTCTTTGTTCTGCTGAGAGGAGATTCCTACGGGACTGAGCTAATCCTGTTGCTGGAGCGGGATCACTCAACCTATCGGCTGTCTGATACGGTTCTTTATAATGCCTTGAAATTTCTGGAGCAAGAAGCCGTCATCACAGGCTATTGGAAGAAAGTGGGAGGGCGAGGTCGCCCCCGTCGCATGTACAATATTCTTCCTGATGCCCACAGTCAGGCTGAGTCCTTAGCCCAACTGTGGCAAAACTATATGGCTGAGCGGGGGCAATTGACTCCTGTTGAATAG
- the cobG gene encoding precorrin-3B synthase codes for MDISIVYSLRPTGKEYQCCILNLLPVPVYFTATPAQDGTLSRIRIPGGILTVQQGEAIAQLAEQWGDGSVQITNRANVQIRGVDAGIPQEALKYLQQMKLAAPIAEVDAIRNIMGSPTAGIDRQQLLDTRPLIAGWNQYLIKRPDWAVLSPKFSVGFDGGEAVSVRDRPNDICLVAVQTAETVRFRLHLSTGERGAAPQDVGVQIKPEESLETLAALTEIYFEYTTQQKDHKFRRKPRFRELLNDWGGDAYLQAVAERLPFSWQKRERAEVPSTIPYAHLGLHPQRQPGFFYMGVVLPLGRLSTQQFRGLAALTTQFGNGTLRLTPWQNVLVSDIPDLQVATVQRGIEQLGLHPSPTHPLAAIVACSGTRGCQSSATDTQIHALNLANYLEQHIKLDRPINIHFSGCEKSCAQHHPSDITLLGMLQEETETYQIYVGDDGSKFGRQIYSACTPDQLPHLVKHMLVTYQSKRNYSGETFREFANRYTFSELEQLFENTENSKLFYG; via the coding sequence TTGGACATCTCTATTGTCTACTCCCTGCGGCCCACAGGGAAGGAGTATCAATGTTGCATTCTCAATTTGCTACCTGTCCCGGTTTATTTTACGGCCACACCTGCTCAAGACGGGACTTTATCCCGGATTCGGATACCGGGCGGAATTTTGACCGTGCAACAAGGGGAAGCGATCGCGCAACTTGCCGAGCAATGGGGTGATGGTTCTGTCCAGATCACGAATCGAGCCAATGTTCAGATCCGGGGGGTTGATGCTGGCATCCCACAGGAAGCCCTGAAGTATCTGCAACAGATGAAGCTGGCAGCTCCGATTGCGGAAGTTGATGCGATTCGCAATATTATGGGCAGCCCTACCGCTGGCATAGATCGGCAGCAATTGCTCGATACTCGACCCCTGATAGCAGGCTGGAACCAATATTTAATCAAGCGTCCTGATTGGGCTGTTCTATCGCCCAAATTCAGTGTCGGGTTTGATGGGGGGGAAGCGGTTTCAGTCCGCGATCGCCCCAATGACATTTGTTTGGTTGCAGTTCAAACGGCTGAAACGGTGCGTTTTCGCCTCCATTTAAGCACTGGGGAGAGAGGCGCAGCGCCCCAGGATGTTGGGGTTCAGATTAAGCCAGAAGAAAGCCTGGAAACTTTAGCAGCCCTGACAGAAATTTACTTCGAGTACACAACTCAGCAGAAGGATCATAAATTTCGACGGAAACCCCGTTTTAGGGAGCTTTTGAATGATTGGGGTGGGGATGCTTACCTGCAAGCTGTCGCGGAACGTCTCCCTTTTTCCTGGCAAAAAAGGGAAAGGGCTGAGGTTCCATCCACCATCCCCTATGCGCACCTGGGGCTGCATCCCCAACGGCAGCCAGGATTTTTCTACATGGGCGTGGTGCTTCCCCTGGGGCGATTAAGCACCCAGCAATTCAGGGGATTGGCAGCACTGACAACCCAATTTGGTAATGGCACCCTGCGGTTAACCCCCTGGCAGAATGTGCTGGTTAGCGATATTCCAGACTTACAGGTGGCAACAGTGCAGCGGGGCATTGAGCAATTGGGGTTGCATCCCTCCCCGACTCATCCCTTGGCTGCGATCGTTGCCTGTTCGGGCACCAGAGGTTGCCAATCCTCTGCGACCGATACCCAAATCCATGCCCTGAACTTAGCGAATTATCTGGAGCAGCACATTAAACTCGATCGTCCCATTAACATCCACTTCAGCGGTTGTGAAAAATCCTGTGCCCAACATCATCCCAGTGACATTACCTTACTGGGCATGCTTCAGGAAGAAACGGAAACCTATCAGATTTATGTCGGAGATGATGGTTCAAAATTTGGTCGCCAAATCTATTCCGCATGTACACCTGATCAGTTACCCCATCTGGTTAAGCATATGCTGGTGACTTATCAAAGCAAACGAAATTATTCCGGTGAAACCTTTCGAGAATTTGCGAATCGATATACTTTTTCTGAGCTGGAGCAATTATTTGAAAATACTGAAAACTCAAAGTTATTCTACGGTTGA